Proteins from a single region of Geothrix sp. PMB-07:
- a CDS encoding cupin domain-containing protein, whose product MYQPINLAEKLARFQDHWAPRVIAEMNDYQFKLVKLEGEFVWHAHEDTDEAFLVLRGEMEIAFRDGAVTLRAGELFVVPKGREHITRATAECQALILEPRGVVNTGDAGGNLTAAQDAWI is encoded by the coding sequence ATGTACCAGCCCATCAACCTGGCCGAGAAACTGGCGCGCTTCCAGGACCACTGGGCCCCGCGCGTCATCGCCGAGATGAACGACTACCAGTTCAAGCTGGTGAAGCTCGAAGGTGAGTTCGTCTGGCATGCCCACGAGGACACGGATGAAGCCTTCCTGGTGCTCCGGGGCGAGATGGAGATCGCCTTCAGGGACGGTGCCGTGACCCTGCGGGCGGGCGAGTTGTTCGTGGTGCCGAAGGGCCGTGAGCACATCACCCGAGCCACGGCGGAATGCCAGGCCCTGATCCTGGAGCCCCGCGGCGTCGTCAACACCGGCGATGCGGGCGGCAACTTGACCGCCGCGCAAGACGCCTGGATCTGA
- a CDS encoding tetratricopeptide repeat protein — MAIDRVKVKKEADKFLTAGKVERAIDEFQKLVDDNPKDYNTLNQIGDLCVQIGRVKEGVEIHKRLGSAYERDGFHARAAAIFQKVVRNAPDDIDAAQRLADLYRQMNKTGDAVKVHLQVAEHFQKKGLIKRALEEFNKVVDLDPKNLKMKVKLADLYNKEGMKDRAAGIYLEVAESLAMEQMHAEAGQILDRAKAMISTPQVYLTQSRLGVIQGDYTSAAQHLREGLVTNPRNMELLEALAEIELRSGHPDRALEAMADIPQLPEKSLPVCEKALRNLVNADRGEEGLRLFAPIAREMARRGSGDVVGRCLRSALQGHIGIEAWLLLAEIAHQSGNRAEQVQALQSAYGMAYQNNDQNLILQLAGQLQALGAVPGAVAPPSPVFPSPAAAFLATETMDSARAGGETETDPLRRMRIEQFAREAESLLRGGSHERAIETYKKALELDPADLTIIESIVAVHRTTGRLTQVQMQYVQSAQALVGMGKKREAAHLLDLAEQLFPGSTRIHRRALGLPEPGVLPPPPSRAPVAKATSPAIALPPPPSDVDMVIALDLPHEAAPPTRTPLPPVAPPSAASESLPLLPEIEELPLDPFAPPELRRDPFLPEPPAPLPPVPPPPAAALPASPAEPPALAPSDLSWMDTTLTDFVPEPEAEPVSASAPTTPLPPIPTRQLEPEVLEALSTLPELEPEPAAPVTIPAPAPHSEELDNLLGDIDFQLDYGSPEEAKIEILAALKQFPAHPELESRLDRAEAALQKLGHIHKASALEESDFANSFFDLTDVLGTALMDTGEGEEMHDATHVVEKIQSVDELFSAFREGVEKQVKGDDYDTHYNLGIAYKEMMLIEPGIEEFKIAMGDPERTLECCSMLSICEQARGDLDAAVEWLRQGITAPGFPPEDSIGLRYDLAEIYLQQGKTAMAAEEFKAVHEMDPDYRDVAARLA; from the coding sequence ATGGCCATTGATCGCGTCAAAGTCAAGAAGGAAGCCGACAAGTTCTTGACGGCGGGCAAGGTCGAACGGGCCATCGACGAATTTCAAAAACTCGTCGATGACAATCCCAAGGACTACAACACCCTGAACCAGATCGGCGACCTCTGTGTGCAGATCGGCCGTGTGAAAGAAGGCGTGGAGATCCACAAGCGCCTGGGCAGCGCCTATGAGCGCGACGGCTTCCACGCCCGCGCCGCCGCCATCTTCCAGAAGGTGGTGCGCAACGCCCCCGATGACATCGACGCGGCCCAGCGGCTGGCGGATCTCTACCGCCAGATGAACAAGACCGGCGACGCCGTAAAGGTCCACCTCCAGGTGGCCGAGCACTTCCAGAAAAAGGGCCTCATCAAGCGGGCCCTGGAGGAGTTCAACAAGGTCGTCGACCTCGATCCCAAGAACCTGAAGATGAAGGTCAAGCTGGCGGACCTCTACAACAAAGAGGGCATGAAGGACCGCGCCGCCGGCATCTACCTCGAGGTGGCCGAGTCGCTGGCCATGGAGCAGATGCACGCCGAGGCCGGGCAGATTCTCGACCGCGCCAAGGCCATGATCTCCACGCCCCAGGTCTACCTGACCCAAAGCCGCCTGGGCGTGATCCAGGGCGACTACACGTCCGCCGCGCAGCACCTGCGCGAGGGCCTGGTCACCAACCCCCGCAACATGGAACTGCTGGAAGCCCTGGCCGAGATCGAGCTGCGCAGCGGCCACCCTGACCGGGCCCTGGAGGCCATGGCGGACATCCCGCAGCTTCCCGAAAAATCACTTCCGGTCTGCGAGAAGGCCTTGCGCAACCTCGTGAACGCCGACCGCGGCGAGGAGGGGCTCCGGCTCTTCGCCCCCATCGCCAGGGAAATGGCCCGCCGGGGATCCGGCGATGTGGTCGGCCGCTGCCTGCGCAGCGCTCTGCAGGGCCACATCGGCATCGAGGCCTGGCTTCTGCTCGCCGAGATCGCCCACCAGAGCGGCAACCGCGCCGAACAGGTCCAGGCCCTGCAAAGCGCCTATGGCATGGCCTATCAGAACAACGACCAGAACCTCATCCTCCAGCTGGCGGGTCAGCTGCAGGCCCTGGGCGCGGTCCCCGGCGCTGTGGCCCCGCCCTCGCCGGTGTTCCCTTCCCCTGCGGCGGCCTTCCTGGCCACGGAGACCATGGACAGCGCGCGTGCCGGCGGTGAAACGGAGACAGACCCCCTCCGCCGCATGCGCATCGAGCAGTTCGCCCGCGAAGCGGAGAGCCTGCTGCGCGGCGGCAGCCACGAGCGGGCCATCGAGACCTACAAGAAGGCCCTGGAGCTGGATCCCGCGGATCTCACCATCATCGAATCCATCGTGGCCGTGCACCGCACCACGGGTCGGCTCACCCAGGTGCAGATGCAGTACGTGCAGAGCGCCCAGGCCCTGGTGGGGATGGGCAAGAAGCGCGAGGCCGCCCACCTGCTGGATCTGGCCGAACAGCTCTTCCCCGGGTCTACGCGTATCCACCGCCGTGCGCTGGGCCTTCCGGAACCCGGCGTGCTGCCGCCGCCGCCCTCCCGGGCCCCGGTCGCCAAGGCCACCTCACCCGCCATCGCCCTGCCGCCGCCCCCCAGCGATGTGGACATGGTCATCGCCCTGGACCTGCCCCACGAGGCCGCGCCGCCCACCCGGACGCCACTGCCCCCGGTAGCGCCGCCCTCCGCTGCGAGCGAAAGCCTGCCTCTGCTGCCCGAGATCGAGGAGCTTCCGCTCGATCCCTTCGCGCCGCCAGAATTGCGCCGGGATCCGTTCCTACCGGAGCCTCCGGCACCCCTGCCCCCAGTCCCCCCGCCTCCGGCCGCAGCTTTACCCGCCTCGCCAGCCGAGCCCCCGGCCCTGGCCCCGTCTGACCTCAGTTGGATGGACACCACCCTCACGGACTTCGTGCCCGAGCCTGAAGCGGAACCGGTCAGCGCCTCAGCCCCCACCACGCCCCTGCCTCCCATCCCCACGCGGCAACTGGAACCCGAGGTGCTCGAGGCCCTCTCCACGCTGCCTGAACTGGAGCCCGAACCGGCGGCGCCCGTCACCATTCCCGCCCCTGCGCCCCATTCCGAAGAACTTGACAACTTGCTGGGCGACATTGATTTCCAGCTGGATTACGGCAGCCCCGAAGAAGCCAAGATCGAGATTCTGGCCGCCCTGAAACAGTTTCCCGCGCACCCAGAGTTGGAATCCCGCCTGGACCGCGCCGAAGCCGCTCTCCAGAAACTGGGCCACATCCACAAGGCCAGTGCCCTCGAAGAGAGCGATTTCGCCAACTCCTTCTTCGACCTCACCGATGTGCTGGGCACCGCCCTCATGGACACCGGCGAAGGCGAGGAAATGCACGATGCCACCCACGTCGTGGAGAAGATTCAGAGTGTCGACGAACTGTTCAGCGCCTTCCGCGAGGGCGTGGAAAAGCAGGTCAAGGGCGACGACTACGACACCCACTACAACCTGGGCATCGCCTACAAGGAGATGATGCTCATCGAGCCCGGCATCGAGGAGTTCAAGATCGCCATGGGCGATCCCGAGCGCACGCTGGAATGCTGTTCCATGCTGAGCATCTGCGAGCAGGCCCGGGGCGATCTGGATGCCGCCGTGGAATGGCTGCGCCAGGGCATCACAGCTCCCGGCTTCCCCCCGGAAGACAGCATCGGTCTGCGCTACGATCTCGCCGAGATCTACCTCCAGCAAGGCAAGACCGCCATGGCCGCCGAAGAATTCAAAGCCGTCCACGAGATGGATCCCGACTACCGGGACGTGGCGGCGCGATTGGCCTGA
- a CDS encoding cytidine deaminase — MVFNDPQSPAWTPLLEAAWQAREHAHAPYSNFQVGAALLTRQGTVFGGCNVENAAYPVCLCAERGALSAAVAAGLKPGGLVAAVVVTDVAELTPPCGACRQALVEFAGELPVLLANRHGRQLHRLEQLLPHSFTGGHFR, encoded by the coding sequence ATGGTGTTCAACGATCCCCAATCCCCAGCCTGGACCCCCCTTCTGGAGGCAGCCTGGCAGGCCCGGGAGCACGCCCACGCCCCCTATTCCAACTTCCAGGTGGGGGCGGCCCTGCTCACCCGCCAGGGCACCGTCTTTGGCGGCTGCAACGTGGAGAACGCCGCCTACCCGGTCTGCCTCTGCGCGGAACGGGGTGCCCTCAGCGCGGCCGTGGCCGCGGGCCTCAAGCCCGGCGGCTTGGTGGCTGCCGTGGTGGTGACCGATGTGGCCGAACTGACCCCGCCCTGCGGGGCCTGCCGCCAGGCCCTGGTGGAGTTCGCCGGGGAGCTGCCCGTGCTGCTGGCCAACCGCCACGGCCGCCAGCTCCATCGCCTGGAGCAGCTTCTGCCCCACAGCTTCACCGGCGGACATTTCCGGTAA
- a CDS encoding DUF58 domain-containing protein, which produces MRLWNDRHLRLSLTGLGIQYLIALLAVGAFVVNTGNNLLYLVFSLMLGLFLVSGILSRRALQGLRVTGIEEGNLFARVRGGIRLHLQDAGKGRIRGLELHLALEEGSVEPSFLSAASRSVDTLVVFQARAAHRGWTRIRALEFRTRFPFGLLEKSRFLDLEREVLVLPHPRTPPAAPASWRGEGHRTLAQEGTSSPEGARPLRLGDAPGRVHWKRTAQRSQPWVRTFEEERPLGLHLRLDLTLWGPGRPFERELERLSGAILQARLQKRDISLELQGPEGIREVRGHTPCWRALALAEAVGTGEGAPGEAPLS; this is translated from the coding sequence ATGCGGCTCTGGAATGATCGGCACCTGCGCCTGTCCCTCACCGGGCTGGGGATCCAGTACCTGATCGCCCTGCTGGCCGTGGGCGCCTTCGTGGTCAATACCGGCAACAACCTGCTCTACCTGGTGTTCTCCCTCATGCTGGGGCTCTTCCTGGTGTCGGGCATCCTCAGCCGCCGTGCCCTGCAGGGACTCCGGGTCACGGGCATCGAGGAAGGCAACCTCTTCGCCCGGGTGCGCGGCGGCATCCGCCTGCACCTCCAGGACGCCGGGAAGGGACGGATCCGGGGCCTGGAGCTGCACCTCGCCCTGGAAGAGGGCAGCGTGGAGCCCAGCTTCCTCAGCGCGGCCAGCCGCTCGGTCGACACGCTGGTGGTGTTCCAGGCCCGGGCCGCCCATCGCGGCTGGACTCGGATCCGCGCCCTCGAATTCCGCACCCGGTTCCCCTTCGGTCTGCTGGAGAAATCCAGGTTCTTGGACCTGGAGCGGGAGGTCCTGGTGCTTCCCCACCCCCGCACCCCCCCCGCCGCACCAGCCAGCTGGCGGGGCGAGGGGCACCGCACCCTCGCCCAGGAAGGCACCAGCAGCCCCGAGGGGGCCCGGCCCCTGCGCCTGGGCGACGCCCCCGGCCGGGTCCACTGGAAACGCACCGCCCAGCGCAGCCAACCCTGGGTGCGCACCTTCGAGGAGGAGCGGCCCCTGGGCCTGCACCTCCGCCTCGACCTCACCCTCTGGGGGCCAGGCCGTCCCTTCGAGCGGGAGCTGGAGCGGCTGTCAGGGGCCATCCTCCAGGCCCGGCTCCAGAAGCGCGACATCAGCCTGGAACTGCAGGGCCCCGAGGGCATCCGGGAAGTCCGCGGCCACACCCCCTGCTGGCGGGCCCTGGCCCTGGCAGAGGCCGTGGGAACCGGGGAAGGCGCCCCGGGCGAAGCTCCGCTAAGCTGA
- a CDS encoding amino acid permease, whose protein sequence is MLTRFFRTKSLEQLRASADEPEHQLKKNLGAFDLTMFGIGAIIGAGIFSSIGTAAAGNMADGRLPAGPSLVISILVVALICGFTALAYAEMASMIPVSGSAYTYAYATLGELMAWIIGWDLLLEYAISNVAVAISWGDYARSFLSSVLHVDIPGWLGMDPRSALKLAQGVPAMNFSAKLHALAQAKAGLLNGAATFANWDVVKAAPTVAGCPITINLLAVIITGLITWLCYIGIKESARVNSVMVVVKVIILLAVVGLGIKFISPANWHPFVPHGWPGIQSGAAIIFFAFIGFDAVSTTAEECRNPGRDLPRGILWSLLICTVIYAAVALVVTGMIHYTRLGGIADPLAYIFTEHKMAGIAGVISFGAVIATTAALLVYQVGQPRIFMSMSRDGLLGPWFGKVHDRFKTPSHATVLTGFLVAIPAALLNIDEVVELANIGTLFAFVIVCAAVLILRQRRPEAPRKFIMPMAWLIAPLGILGCVWIAKGLPALTWYRFFVWLAIGLVIYLVFGSRHSRLETPTAS, encoded by the coding sequence ATGCTCACGCGATTCTTCCGCACCAAGTCCCTGGAGCAGCTCCGTGCCAGCGCCGATGAGCCTGAGCATCAGCTGAAGAAAAATCTGGGCGCCTTCGACCTCACCATGTTCGGTATCGGCGCCATCATCGGCGCCGGCATTTTTTCCAGCATCGGCACCGCCGCCGCCGGAAACATGGCCGATGGCCGTCTGCCCGCCGGGCCCAGCCTGGTGATCTCCATTCTGGTGGTGGCCCTCATCTGCGGGTTCACGGCCCTGGCCTACGCCGAAATGGCCTCGATGATCCCGGTCTCGGGCAGCGCCTACACCTACGCCTACGCGACCCTGGGTGAGCTGATGGCCTGGATCATCGGCTGGGACCTGCTGCTGGAATACGCCATTTCCAATGTGGCCGTGGCCATCTCCTGGGGCGACTACGCCCGCAGCTTCCTGTCCAGCGTGCTGCATGTGGACATCCCCGGCTGGCTGGGCATGGATCCCCGCAGCGCGCTGAAGCTGGCCCAGGGCGTTCCCGCAATGAACTTCAGCGCCAAGCTCCACGCCCTGGCCCAGGCCAAGGCGGGCCTCCTCAACGGCGCTGCCACCTTCGCCAACTGGGATGTGGTGAAGGCCGCACCGACAGTGGCGGGCTGTCCCATCACCATCAACCTGCTGGCGGTCATCATCACGGGCCTCATCACCTGGCTCTGCTACATCGGCATCAAGGAGAGCGCGCGGGTCAACAGCGTCATGGTGGTGGTCAAGGTGATCATCCTGCTGGCGGTGGTGGGCCTGGGCATCAAATTCATCAGCCCGGCCAACTGGCACCCCTTCGTGCCCCACGGCTGGCCCGGCATCCAGTCCGGCGCCGCCATCATTTTCTTCGCGTTCATCGGCTTCGATGCGGTGAGCACCACGGCGGAGGAATGCCGCAATCCAGGGCGGGATCTGCCCCGGGGCATCCTCTGGTCCCTGCTCATCTGCACAGTCATCTACGCCGCCGTCGCCCTGGTGGTGACGGGGATGATCCACTACACGCGCCTGGGCGGCATCGCCGATCCGCTGGCCTACATCTTCACCGAGCACAAGATGGCGGGCATCGCGGGCGTCATCAGCTTCGGCGCCGTCATCGCCACCACCGCCGCGCTGCTTGTGTATCAGGTGGGCCAGCCCCGCATCTTCATGAGCATGAGCCGTGACGGCCTGCTGGGGCCCTGGTTCGGCAAGGTGCACGACCGCTTCAAGACGCCCTCCCACGCCACCGTGCTCACAGGCTTCCTGGTGGCCATCCCCGCGGCGCTGCTCAACATCGACGAGGTGGTGGAACTGGCCAACATCGGCACCCTCTTCGCCTTCGTCATCGTCTGCGCTGCGGTGCTCATCCTGCGTCAGCGCCGCCCGGAGGCGCCCCGCAAGTTCATCATGCCCATGGCGTGGCTCATCGCACCCCTGGGCATCCTGGGCTGCGTGTGGATCGCCAAGGGCCTGCCCGCCCTCACCTGGTACCGCTTCTTCGTGTGGCTGGCCATCGGGCTGGTGATCTACCTGGTGTTCGGTTCCCGGCACAGCCGCCTGGAGACGCCAACTGCGTCATGA
- a CDS encoding riboflavin synthase has translation MFTGLIRHLGTLEARSSRPGGARLRIAAPADLLARAELGASIAVNGACLTSVAVDGRAWEADLSEETLEKTTLGRLSLGATLHLEPALRVGDPLDGHLVAGHVDGIGQLLSRPQGQGGVDEGIWRFAMPAHLAPMTAAKGSVAVDGISLTVVDCGSDWFTVALIPETVRNTALNGMRPGDPVNLEADPIGRFVARALTLRGSDEKLAAFAQRGWGGQG, from the coding sequence ATGTTCACCGGACTGATCCGACACCTCGGCACCCTGGAAGCCCGCTCCTCCCGTCCGGGCGGCGCCCGCCTTCGCATCGCCGCGCCCGCGGACCTGCTGGCCCGAGCCGAGCTGGGCGCCAGCATCGCCGTGAATGGCGCCTGCCTCACCAGTGTGGCCGTGGATGGCCGCGCCTGGGAGGCGGACCTCAGCGAGGAAACGCTCGAGAAGACCACGTTGGGCCGGCTTTCCCTTGGAGCCACCCTGCATCTGGAACCGGCCTTGCGGGTGGGTGATCCGCTGGACGGGCACCTGGTGGCGGGCCACGTGGATGGCATCGGACAGTTGTTGTCGAGGCCCCAGGGTCAAGGCGGGGTGGATGAGGGCATTTGGCGTTTCGCCATGCCCGCCCACCTCGCGCCCATGACTGCGGCCAAGGGTTCCGTGGCGGTGGATGGCATCTCGCTCACGGTGGTGGATTGCGGCAGCGATTGGTTTACGGTGGCCCTCATCCCTGAGACGGTGCGGAACACCGCCTTGAATGGCATGCGCCCCGGCGACCCCGTCAACCTCGAGGCCGATCCCATCGGCCGCTTCGTGGCCCGCGCCCTGACCCTTCGGGGCAGCGATGAGAAGCTGGCGGCCTTCGCCCAGCGGGGCTGGGGCGGACAGGGCTGA
- a CDS encoding MFS transporter codes for MSTDSQRPSLFANRDFTLLFGGSSVSAIGDQFTLVALPWLVLKLSSNPGALGLVLAVMALPRAAFMLIGGAVVDRISPRRVLLVSRTVNAAFVTLLAVLVFFGTIQMWMLYVIAAGIGLSTAFAFPAGSAILPQLVEPDQLQAANGLVMGLRQVSMLVGPVLAGLLITGTAAPASANPSGLADAKGMGLAFGIDALSFLVSLISLFMIRLHSDDHPSRPEGGVLADVAKGIRHLWADTQMRAFILYVALVSVFVGGPVQVGLPLLADTRLHHGAASLGILMTAYGGGILLGNVASRPGLRLSGGRLGLLILIFDSLAGLLLAALPLTRATWLAAFLLVVMGAFAGVAQVGLMSWIQRRVPMAMMGRTMSILFFIFMGVGPISAAAAGALLKILPLTTMFAGAGLILTAIALSCLALPSLRHLGVSDERASQPSA; via the coding sequence ATGTCAACCGACAGCCAACGCCCTTCCCTCTTCGCCAACCGGGACTTCACCCTGCTCTTCGGCGGCAGCAGCGTTTCCGCCATCGGCGATCAGTTCACGCTGGTGGCGCTGCCCTGGCTGGTGCTCAAACTCAGCAGCAATCCAGGCGCCCTGGGTCTGGTGCTGGCGGTGATGGCGCTGCCGCGCGCGGCCTTCATGCTCATCGGCGGCGCGGTGGTGGATCGCATCTCGCCCCGCCGCGTGCTGCTGGTCTCTCGCACCGTCAACGCCGCCTTCGTGACGTTGTTGGCCGTGCTGGTGTTCTTCGGCACCATCCAGATGTGGATGCTCTATGTGATCGCCGCGGGCATCGGGCTTTCCACCGCCTTCGCCTTTCCCGCCGGGTCGGCCATCCTGCCCCAGCTGGTGGAACCAGACCAGCTCCAGGCCGCCAACGGACTGGTCATGGGCCTGCGCCAGGTGAGCATGCTGGTGGGCCCCGTGCTGGCGGGCCTGCTCATCACTGGCACCGCCGCGCCCGCTTCCGCGAATCCTTCGGGGCTGGCGGATGCCAAGGGCATGGGCCTGGCTTTCGGCATCGACGCCCTGAGCTTCCTCGTCTCTCTCATCTCGCTCTTCATGATCCGCCTCCACAGCGATGACCATCCGTCCCGGCCCGAAGGCGGCGTACTGGCGGATGTGGCGAAGGGCATCCGCCACCTCTGGGCGGACACGCAGATGCGGGCCTTCATCCTCTACGTGGCCCTGGTTTCGGTTTTCGTGGGCGGGCCTGTGCAGGTGGGATTGCCGCTGCTGGCGGATACTCGCCTCCACCACGGCGCGGCCTCCCTGGGCATCCTCATGACCGCCTATGGCGGCGGCATCCTCCTGGGCAACGTCGCCTCGCGTCCGGGCCTTCGGCTCTCCGGCGGACGCCTGGGCCTCCTCATCCTCATCTTCGACAGCCTCGCAGGCCTGCTGCTGGCGGCCCTGCCCCTGACCCGGGCCACCTGGCTCGCAGCCTTCCTGCTGGTGGTCATGGGCGCCTTCGCGGGCGTGGCGCAGGTGGGCCTCATGAGCTGGATCCAGCGGCGCGTGCCCATGGCCATGATGGGCCGCACCATGAGCATCCTCTTTTTCATCTTCATGGGTGTGGGCCCCATTTCCGCAGCCGCTGCGGGCGCCCTGCTGAAGATCCTCCCATTGACGACGATGTTCGCGGGGGCCGGCCTGATCCTCACCGCCATCGCCCTGTCCTGCCTCGCCCTGCCCTCATTGCGCCACCTCGGCGTCTCTGACGAACGGGCCTCTCAGCCGAGCGCCTGA
- the smpB gene encoding SsrA-binding protein SmpB — MSEDLVRNRKALHNYHVLETWEAGIALQGTEVKALRAGLGQLQDAYVDAVGGELWLKQAHISPYEFGTYANHEPLRARKLLLHKAEITKITAKVVRKGLTIIPLAIYLNDQGMIKVKVALAEGKAHSDKREALKEREQKREMDRIRKGARE, encoded by the coding sequence ATGAGTGAGGATCTGGTCCGCAACCGCAAAGCCCTGCACAACTACCATGTGCTTGAAACCTGGGAGGCGGGCATCGCCCTGCAGGGCACCGAAGTGAAGGCGCTGCGCGCGGGCCTGGGCCAACTGCAGGACGCCTATGTGGACGCCGTGGGCGGCGAACTTTGGCTCAAGCAGGCCCACATCTCGCCCTACGAGTTCGGCACCTATGCCAACCACGAGCCGCTGCGGGCCCGCAAGCTGCTGCTGCACAAGGCCGAGATCACCAAGATCACCGCCAAGGTGGTGCGCAAGGGTCTGACCATCATCCCCCTGGCCATCTATCTGAACGACCAGGGCATGATCAAGGTGAAGGTGGCGCTGGCCGAAGGCAAGGCCCACAGCGACAAGCGCGAGGCCCTGAAGGAGCGCGAACAGAAGCGTGAGATGGACCGCATCCGCAAGGGAGCCCGCGAGTAA
- a CDS encoding DedA family protein — MLQKILAPIVAWMVALMAAMGPLGVMLLMAIESACIPLPSEVIMPFAGYLAFKGQLTFFGLGAGNPVAQIWIAGLFGALGCNLGSIPAYEVGAWGGRRAVEKYGRYIWLHTGHLDQAHRFFERFGAWAIFIGRLLPVVRTFIALPAGIAKMDRTRFHLFTFVGSLPWCLALAWIGYKLGEKWNTLGIYFHKLDAVIGVLLLAGAGWFIYDHVKHRAKG; from the coding sequence ATGCTGCAGAAGATCCTCGCCCCCATCGTCGCCTGGATGGTGGCCCTCATGGCTGCCATGGGCCCCTTGGGCGTCATGCTGCTCATGGCCATCGAAAGCGCCTGCATCCCCCTGCCCAGCGAGGTGATCATGCCGTTCGCAGGCTACCTGGCCTTCAAGGGGCAGCTCACCTTCTTCGGCCTGGGCGCCGGCAATCCCGTGGCGCAGATCTGGATCGCGGGCCTCTTCGGTGCCCTGGGCTGCAACCTGGGCAGCATCCCCGCCTACGAGGTGGGCGCCTGGGGCGGGCGCCGCGCCGTGGAGAAGTACGGCCGCTACATCTGGCTGCACACCGGTCACCTCGATCAGGCGCACCGCTTCTTTGAGCGCTTCGGCGCCTGGGCCATCTTCATCGGCCGCCTGCTGCCCGTGGTGCGCACCTTCATTGCCCTGCCCGCGGGCATCGCGAAGATGGATCGCACCCGCTTCCACCTCTTCACATTCGTGGGCAGCCTGCCCTGGTGCCTGGCCCTGGCCTGGATCGGCTACAAGCTGGGCGAGAAGTGGAACACCCTCGGCATCTACTTCCACAAGCTGGATGCGGTCATCGGTGTGCTGCTGCTGGCGGGCGCGGGGTGGTTCATCTACGACCATGTGAAGCACCGGGCCAAGGGCTGA
- a CDS encoding ankyrin repeat domain-containing protein has product MPLRCLAIAGLVTSFPFAWAQPARPADAELFAALAKRDAAQLQALLAKGGNPDAKDAKGVSLVWMAVLTGQPQALEQVLAAGSHGRDEVNPLDPRHPWTPLRMAAVRSDAACMRVLLGHGARVGEVSEGLSLLAALATIPPKPETSACVNLLLEAGADIGWRDALGMTALHYAARKSNAEVTGVLLAGHLDPDARSYTGLTPLMMAVGSGREDLVDLLLQRGASPHPITGDGQGILSVAAAVVPDPAVKARLLARLRAGGAPEGDQNRPVDSQFLDAVAKGDVAMAEQLLGRGADLWARRAGTFGLGHDALTEAVRHPAMLKFLLGRNLPARLAGHNGFTPLHTAAYLGDVESVRLLVAAGADVNAVSAFGTTPLTRAVDRNPKDAAAMVTLLLSLGADPARHRTADRESLVDYARRKGRTELVTLLQPVATR; this is encoded by the coding sequence ATGCCCCTCAGGTGCCTCGCGATCGCCGGCCTCGTCACCAGCTTCCCGTTCGCTTGGGCCCAGCCGGCCCGCCCTGCCGATGCGGAGCTTTTCGCCGCCCTGGCCAAGCGGGATGCCGCTCAACTCCAGGCGTTGCTGGCCAAAGGTGGCAACCCCGATGCGAAGGATGCCAAGGGCGTGTCCCTGGTCTGGATGGCCGTCCTGACGGGGCAGCCTCAGGCCCTGGAGCAGGTGTTGGCCGCGGGCTCCCATGGTCGCGACGAGGTCAACCCACTGGATCCACGGCACCCTTGGACGCCCTTGCGGATGGCCGCGGTGCGCAGCGACGCGGCTTGCATGCGAGTCCTCCTGGGGCACGGCGCCAGGGTGGGAGAAGTCTCGGAGGGGCTTAGCCTGCTGGCGGCGCTGGCCACGATCCCGCCCAAGCCTGAGACGTCGGCCTGCGTGAATCTGCTCCTGGAGGCGGGCGCAGACATCGGGTGGCGGGATGCCCTTGGGATGACGGCCCTGCATTATGCGGCCCGGAAGAGCAACGCCGAGGTGACGGGGGTCTTGCTGGCGGGCCACCTGGATCCCGATGCCCGCTCCTACACGGGGCTCACCCCCTTGATGATGGCGGTGGGCAGTGGCCGGGAGGATCTGGTGGACCTGCTGCTTCAGCGAGGCGCATCCCCACATCCCATCACGGGCGATGGGCAAGGCATTCTCTCCGTGGCCGCGGCTGTGGTCCCCGATCCCGCAGTGAAAGCCAGGCTCTTGGCCCGGTTGCGGGCAGGCGGCGCTCCCGAGGGCGACCAGAACCGGCCCGTGGACTCCCAGTTCCTGGATGCGGTGGCGAAGGGGGATGTGGCCATGGCCGAGCAATTGCTGGGGCGAGGTGCGGACCTTTGGGCGCGGCGGGCCGGCACCTTCGGCCTTGGGCACGACGCCCTCACCGAGGCGGTTCGCCACCCCGCCATGCTGAAGTTCCTCCTGGGGCGGAACCTTCCGGCGCGGCTCGCGGGCCACAATGGATTCACACCTCTGCACACGGCGGCCTATTTGGGAGACGTGGAAAGTGTCCGCCTGCTGGTGGCGGCAGGTGCCGACGTGAATGCCGTGAGCGCCTTCGGCACCACGCCCCTCACGCGAGCGGTGGACCGGAATCCCAAGGATGCGGCCGCCATGGTGACGCTGCTGCTGAGCCTCGGTGCAGATCCCGCCCGCCACCGGACCGCGGATCGGGAATCCCTGGTGGACTACGCTCGTCGGAAAGGTCGGACCGAACTGGTGACCTTGCTCCAGCCGGTGGCGACGCGCTGA